Proteins found in one Miscanthus floridulus cultivar M001 chromosome 4, ASM1932011v1, whole genome shotgun sequence genomic segment:
- the LOC136551941 gene encoding serine carboxypeptidase 1-like encodes MRIDAYLTHLMLLLLVSVAVLHANASQQAQLEKFILSRKGRTSASSKASVHDSGVRVKSGLHYLQAQAGYLGSDQSALKAADKITALPGQPHVDFDQYSGYVTVDEKHGRALFYYFVEAPRDASSKPLLLWLNGGPGCSSFIGAMLELGPFRVNFDNTTLRLNKYAWNKEANVIFLESPAGVGFSYSNTSSDYEESGDSRTAEDAYIFLVNWLERFPEYKTRAFYISGESYAGHYVPQLAATILSHNLYNNRTIVNLQGILVGNPYLDDYKNQKGRFEYLWNHGVLSDEAWANITNHCSFNSSDNKLCSEFYGWYDFGPIDPYNIYAPICIDEPDGSYHSSSYLPGYNPCDSYPTVTYLNDPVVQEAFHARKTEWGGCSDLDWKDAPESMVPTLQWLIKHGLPVWLFSGDFDAICPLTATRYSIQELNVSVTTPWRPWTAKMEVGGYVQQYAGGFTFITVRAAGHMVPSFQPERGLILLSYFLKGVLPPYIQEQ; translated from the exons ATGAGGATCGATGCTTACCTCACTCACCTTATGCTCTTGCTTCTCGTCTCTGTGGCTGTGTTGCACGCTAATGCGTCGCAGCAAGCTCAACTTGAGAAATTCATCTTGTCCCGAAAAGGTAGAACTAGTGCGAGTAGCAAGGCTAGTGTGCACGATTCTGGTGTTAGAGTCAAGAGCGGCCTCCACTACCTCCAGGCACAGGCAGGTTACTTGGGCTCTGACCAGAGCGCTCTGAAGGCGGCCGACAAGATCACGGCGCTGCCGGGGCAGCCACACGTCGACTTCGACCAGTACAGCGGGTACGTGACCGTCGACGAGAAGCACGGCCGCGCCCTCTTCTACTACTTCGTGGAAGCACCGCGGGATGCATCGTCGAAGCCACTCCTCCTGTGGCTTAACGGAG GGCCTGGATGTTCGTCGTTTATCGGAGCAATGCTAGAGCTGGGCCCGTTCCGCGTAAACTTTGATAATACAACACTTAGACTAAACAAGTATGCCTGGAACAAAG AGGCTAACGTGATCTTTCTGGAGTCGCCTGCTGGTGTCGGATTTTCTTACTCCAACACATCATCTGACTACGAAGAGAGTGGGGACTCAAGGACCGCCGAGGATGCGTACATCTTCCTTGTCAATTGGCTTGAGAGGTTCCCTGAGTACAAGACCCGTGCCTTCTATATTTCTGGTGAGAGCTATGCTGGTCACTATGTGCCACAACTAGCTGCCACCATCCTTAGTCACAACTTGTACAACAACAGAACAATCGTCAACCTTCAAGGCATCTTG GTTGGCAATCCATATCTGGATGACTATAAAAACCAGAAGGGACGATTTGAGTACCTATGGAATCATGGGGTGTTATCCGATGAGGCCTGGGCCAACATTACCAACCACTGCAGTTTTAACTCTTCAGATAATAAACTATGCTCAGAGTTCTATGGGTGGTACGATTTTGGACCCATTGATCCCTACAACATATACGCTCCCATTTGCATCGATGAACCTGATGGATCGTATCATTCCAGCAGCTAT CTACCAGGGTACAATCCATGTGACTCCTATCCTACCGTGACCTACCTCAATGATCCTGTGGTGCAAGAGGCTTTTCATGCTAGAAAGACAGAATGGGGTGGCTGCTC AGACCTAGATTGGAAAGATGCGCCAGAATCTATGGTGCCGACCCTCCAGTGGCTAATCAAGCATGGGCTGCCTGTATGGTTGTTTAG TGGCGATTTTGATGCCATATGCCCGCTCACCGCCACAAGATACTCGATCCAAGAGCTGAACGTCTCAGTCACAACACCGTGGCGTCCATGGACAGCAAAAATGGAG GTGGGAGGCTATGTTCAACAGTATGCAGGAGGCTTCACATTTATTACTGTGAGGGCCGCTGGGCACATGGTTCCATCTTTCCAACCCGAGAGAGGACTCA